AACCAGGTTTCCTGAGTTTGAATCGTGTTTTCTATCATTTAGCTTTGTGATCTTGGACGTGTCAAGAACTCTGCCTgtattttcatctataaaatgaagataatagctaacatttattgaacacttattaaGCACCACTAAAAGTGCATTTCATACAGGAATTTCATTTGACCTTCATTGCAATCCAAGTgccatttaagtatttttaaatctcttataaTGGGGAAGTTGAGGCTGTaggttaaataacttaaaaaaaattctcagaaagtAGAACAAGGGATTGAATCAGTATTTTGAATTGAACTATCCAGGACTTTGCTTGTAATCATTATAATACTTGGAAGGATCAGATGAGAACAGTGACAAGTGTAGGGCTCATACATAGCCACTGCTCTTTAAGCGCTAGCTATCTCACAGACAGGAGTTAGAACATTCTGGAGAGATTGGGGTGGCCTAGTGGAACACACATCTGAGCAAAGGAGTTTGGATGTAGGTGTGAGTGCAGCACATATGAATCTGTGAAACTGGATTTTTTGAATGAGTAGTACCTAGGAGTGAAATAGGACACGGACCACACCAGTTTTTGTCACTTGCAGTCTCAGACAACActtcagtgtcctgagatcagaTTCTCTTTGGGTGTGGAAAAGAAAGGTCCACGGAGTAGGAAACTGCAGAAACAGTAAGGGGAGGGTAAGAGGGTGTAGCTGCCAGTGGGATTGGAGATTTAGGAAGCTTGCTTGACTGGCCTAGTCAAGGAAGGCTAATCTGGACATCCCTGGagaatactgatttttaatttgagCTCTTGTTAAACCAGTAACTCGTTTCTGGGTAGGAGCCAGAGTTTAacatgtataaattatatatgttcaCCCCTAAGGGTGTTAAAGTAGTAGATCTGTTTATTCACGTTTGAATGGTTTTTCACTGACATCAGTGTTTCACCCTAAGTTGGATTTTTCCTTTATTGCTCTTTTCAAGAGTTCAGACTTCTGTCTTTTCGGGATCTGCAGtgagaatgtgtattttgcttggCTGTGACAGATACCAGCTGTCTagatgactttggacaagtcgCTTCCTTTTAGGTGCTTGGTAACTCGATCAGCAAATCACCCAAGTAGCACCTAAAGTGTTACTGGACAAGGTGCTTTTAAAACTCTGCATTCAATCCTATTTTGCCGAGTTGGGTTGGTATGGTAGAGGATTTGGACCAGATGATTTAAATTTGTAAACCTTAATGGTTTTTAAGGGATGAATATTAAGCTGCTTTAGTGCTCAATACAGTAGAGTTGGATAGATGAATATCAGTATGGAGATGCTTGAACTGCAAACAGATGTTTCTACCTAAAGCTTCATTTTTTAGCATGTGTCAAGCAGGTATTCCTGATGATCAAAAGCTGTAGCATAGTTACCCCCTGGCTTTTGAGCACCTGCTTTTTCTGTTTGAGGGAGACTGGAGAGCATACTAGGTAATAGGGGTAAAAGTGCTTGTTTTTGGAAATAAGGGCGAACTGTCTTAAACTGATATTGACTGAAAATCCGAAGTATTTCTCCTTTTGGTTCCCGAGAAGTCTTGCATTCATTCACCTCTGTGTTAACTTAGTCAACAAATAATTGAGTGCCTGCCATGTTCCAGGTGCATTTAACACTGACGATAAAGGACGAAGAAAAGGTCCCTTGCCCTTGAACAAGTATTTgatgagggaggggggaaaaggtagaaagaaatggaatgaacAAATAGAATTTCAAGTGATGGTaagtatttggaaaaataacatGAAGTCATGGCATGGAGTGCCAAGGTAGGGTTGGGGTAGGGGGATGAGGTGGCCACCAAAGGACctggggaaagaacattccagccTGAATGAACTTGGAACAAAAAGGCCAGTGTACTGGAGCATAATTGGGGTTTGGGTGTGTGGGGTGGGAGTACTGTGTGTGTCGGGGTGGGGGCTTTTAAGGAGATTGGGAGATTCTGGCAAGAACCAGATCAGGCAGGGTGAGTTTGACAATTTTCCAATTGCAGTGGGTTTTAAGAATTGGGTGATGATTTAATGTGCTTTTACTGAGTTGGATGAGCGTGCAAAATGAAACCTGTGATTACTTCACCTTAAAGGCTTTCAGAAGATAAATCAATTAGATTGAGGGTGTTGGGGACAGGGATGTGGGGGAGGCTGTGGTCTGCAAACTGGCATGGATTGTGATCCTGAGATTTATATTCCCAGTCCTCTCCCCTTTGGGCCTGGAGAGATTCTTATAGAGTAAGTGGGTCTCTTCTGCTTTGGTTATTTTGGAAGAAAGTTTATTTATCTCCAGGGCTCTTGGGACACAAAATTTGGAAGATCAAACTTGAAAGGAGCTGAGAGGATTTCTATACCAGATGTGTTTCCCTGCAGATTGAGTGCTGACCCTCATCTGATGGCTGGCCCCCTCAAAAGGGCACACACACAGCTGACTAACGTGGAATTGATTTTCTTCACTGATTATATGGCCTTTACTCAGTCTCAGAGTTTCAGTATCAAAATTCACAATGAAAACGGACCACCATTAATGACTACACCTGTAAATGTTATATTTCGATGTTTTTAGGTCCTTTGCTCTTCCCACCCTAGAATAAGTCTTGACCAGTTTTCCACCACTTGGTTACCGAGTCATGTCCGGTTTAAAAACTCATTTCCATAACTTTGACTCCTTTCTTTTTATggtccccaccccccctttctgGGGGCTGCGTTGGACGGTTGTATGTTATATTCAAATGTCATCTCATCCCTTGCCTCATAGATAACTCACTGCTTTTGTTTTAAGTTCTTTCATTCAGCACCTTTCCGCACTCCAGCTTTTAACTCTCTCCTCAAAAGCTGCCTCGCAAAGGGTCATTGCTTGCTCGATGAATATGGGATTACGTGAAGAAACCAAAGGATGAGAAGAAAGATGTGATGAGGGAGCCGGACGCTCTGGAGAATGCTGTTTtgattgtattttctttatagctGGATGTGATTAGGCTCCCTAAAGGTCGGTTCTAGGAGTTTAAACCTGCAGCTCTGGCTGATGGTgcccaataaaataaaacaaaaaactttgctGCTCCAGTTTTTTCTCAGGGCGGGTGGGGGCGTTTTCAAtcttcaaggtcacacagagaagCCGTTTTTCTTCATCTTGGATCCACCCCGGGAGGCTGGTTCCTCGCGGGAGCTGGTCTCAGCGCCTTCTGAGTAACGCAGCCTCCGACCGGGCCAACTTCGGGGCCGTTATAAACCAATTGAAGCCGCGCCCATTAACCGTTTGCAGAATTCCTTTCACCATCTATGTCAGTAGTTTTGATCCGGGGGGAGCTCCGGGACTCCTAGGGCTACGGTGTGGATTCTTGGGCAAACGAGGAGGTTGGTTCTTCAGGCGGGGACGCTTCGTTATTTTTCTTACCTGGCGTTTGGGTCTGCTAATCGTTCGTAGCATCCTGGCTGCGAGGGGTTGGTGGTTGGGAGTGTAGAAGGAGAAATTTGGAGAAGGCAAATTGGGCCTGGGGAGAGTGTCAGGATGTGCACGTGTCGGTGGCAAAACGTGGAAGCTTCACAAAATTGGCGCCATGAAGCTAAAGACCGCCACACCGGGGCCTCAGCTCGCTCCGCCTAATGGCGGGCCGCACCCCGCCGGCGAAGCCCACGTTTGTAGTTCCTCCCCCACGCCGACTTCTTGCCCAATCAGTGACTTCGGCTTCGGCAGATAGGCGCTCATTGGCATTCGCATAAAAGCTCCGGGGTTACTGACGTTTCCACCTCTTCCCGGCCTCTCAGGTAATTGGCGTTGGTCGTAACCAATCAGGAAGAGGAGCTGTGGGAACGCCTGCCTTTAACTTAACTGAGCAGCCAATCCGGTGGTACACTCACCTCCCCTTCTACCCAGAGTCACTGCTGCGGCCGCCGCCATTTTAGCGTTTTGTCAGAAGCGTCTGCGCCGCGAGGAAGAGCCCCTGCTGATTTCCGTGCGGGTGAGAGACTCCAAGCTCctccactgtcttttttttttttggtcttgtttaaTCTTATTTCACTTCTTTGGGCTTCAGGGGTATCGTAGTGGGGTCGCGGCCTCCGCACCCGTCTCTGAGAGCAGACTTCGGTGCTGGGCATTGCGCGGTAAGCCTGAAGCAGCCCTTCCCCCCACGACCTCCCCCGAGAATACCCTGCTTTCTCCCCACCTTGCCTTCTACCCGACTTGGCTCGGTTTCCTGCCTAGAGGTTTCCATAGAGATAACGGCGTTTTCCTTGGACTCAGGAACATTGAAACCCTTTTCTAGAATTCTTTGGGCCCCGAGACATTGTTGTCTGGCTGAAGAGTCTGAAGCCCCCTTCTCAGGCCACGCATTTCCCCGTCCTGCACAGCTCGTAGGATGGCACCTCGGAAGAGGCGTTCTCCGCTCTAGCACTTACTGTACTTTTCCTCATGCCTAGCTCTCCGGCCCGGGTCGCCGGTTCACTGCTTCCAAAGGAAACCCGAAAACGTAGCCATTATAAGGCCACTTTCCCGGAAATGGTGGCCGCTCCCTCGGTTGCAAGAGGAAGAGCTAATTCGTAATTTCAGTAGTCAGTTCAGCCAGCCAGTAGTTAGACCCTCGTTTTCTGACCTCACAGTGGCTTGAAAAGCCCAGTATCTCTAGCCGTGCGTGTATGCCCtcgttttcatttccatttgcgtTAGAAGCTTCCCAACTCTTCTCAAACCCTTTGTCTGTTGAGGATCTTTTGTTAAAGACTTTCCCATTCTTACGGGTTCTGTCGTTTGTACTGTAGTGGGCTTCCTTATTCTCACTTTACTTTGATTGTTCTGTGGAGGTGGGCgtgtaagagaaaaggaaaactggaaatattcgctagagttttttgttttgttttaattgacgTGAGCCTTAGGTCTTTTGttagaaattttgtttcttcccGTGCAGGCTGTGTCGAGATGGTGAAGCTGTTCATCGGAAACCTGCCCCGGGAGGCCACAGAGCAGGAGATCCGCTCGCTCTTCGAGCAGTATGGGAAGGTGCTGGAATGTGACATCATTAAGAACTACGGCTTTGTGCACATAGAGGACAAGACGGCGGCCGAGGATGCCATCCGCAACCTGCACCACTACAAGCTGCATGGGGTGAACATCAACGTGGAAGCCAGCAAGAATAAGAGCAAAACCTCCACAAAGTTGCATGTGGGCAACATCAGTCCCACCTGTACCAACAAAGAGCTTCGGGCCAAGTTTGAGGAGTATGGTCCAGTCATTGAATGTGACATCGTGAAAGATTATGCCTTCGTACACATGGAGCGGGCGGAGGATGCAGTGGAGGCCATCAGGGGCCTTGACAACACAGAGTTTCAAGGTGAACCACCCTCTTTGGGAAGAGGGCTGAACACAGGCTATGTGCAGAAAATAGGTTGGATAAGTAAAGGGAGGGGTTTGGGGTAGAGATACAGCTGTTGGTGTTGACGGTGAAGCACTGTGGGTGATGGACTTAAATGGAGAATGCATGGGATATAGAGGCTTTACCTTAGGCCATGTCTGCCACATGGCTTTAGTTTGGAACCCCTAAGACTCTTATGCCTAGTAGCACAGAAATCCTTTTCCTTTGATTTCCTCAGttatcttgtctttttaatttttttcccttttgttggtAGAGCACTTTCCATTGGTTCACTCTGAATTTATTGCCTCAGCCCAGTATCAGCATTAtatcttattttacatataaagaacCTGGCAAGAGTATTCTCAGCAACACTTTTGGGAGCAGAATCCCTGTTAAGCAACTGCCCCCCCTTCCCAACTCATAACTTCCCAGTAAAGATAAGTGATCATTAAATAACTAGTCTTGAGATAGCTGGTGTCTTTAAAGGCTTAttgttcttgttgattttctgttatGCTTGTACTAAGAGGTTCTCTTTGGAGGTTGAGGCTACTCCAGAATAAAAGTCTGATTTAGGAGTTTCTGAGGAGGAGATTTGGGGACTTGGGGGGCAGTAATGGCAGTGCCTTTTTACTCTTGGAGGGTAGACTGAACATCCTTGGTGAATAGAGCATCTAGATGGGTGTTAACCTTAGAGCCTTGGCGAGATTGTTAGTGTGCCTGGAGGGCAGCATGAGTAATGGTATGGATTGTCCCTTTATATGGAAGGTTTTGTCTTTTCTTGGTTTAAGATTTGAGCTCCTGTGGCAAGAGTGGCAATCTGGGAAGGGTGAGTGTGGTAACCATGGTGAGTTGCTAactcttctcccacccctccacccctcccttttGTGTCCCTAGTATCAAAAAGCCATTTCCTTTTGGTTGTGACTACTACTGAGTTACGGGATACTGCCACAACTTCttgctacatttttaaagtatattccaGCCTTTTTAGCCCAGGCAGGGTAGTTACTGGTTCTTTCCTGAGTACTCTTCTTAAGAGTCATTGCTGCTGTTACGGTGTTTATTTCCCTTAAATTGGACCTTTCTTAGAGCTGGAGGTCTGATCACCGTTCCTCCAAGTAATGGATGCACTGTGTCGTGGGTATTGCTGTGCATTACTAAAGAAAAGTGTCACTAGTCTCTCAggtctggtttttcttttttaattggtaAGTTGAGAATTGTTTGTTGTCAACAACTTAATTGGGGTCAGGACTGCCTTTGAGGAGGGTTTGTGATACGATACCTGATTTTTGGACACTCTTCTGCACTTGAATCCAGTCACGGAACGGGCGGCTGTGCCCGCTTGTAGCAGTCGCGCGTTAAGGGGAGGCCAGTGTGTACCAGGTGGGGACCGCTTCTGTGAGGAGGGCGGCATAACTTCGGGCATATGAATTGTAGGCGCTCTGGTGCCgcttatgcttatttttattttcactgcttTTCTTACTGTTAGTCATTCTCCTTAGTACTGTTCAGTAGAGTTCTTTGTGTACAAGGAGTAGCAGTGTTTATTAAGTGGTCTTTTAACCCTTTTAGTTTTTCAGTGTCCGTTGTGCTCTCCATTGTTTGCTCATTTAAAAGACATCAactgtagatatttttaaagactttttttttccccctctggcttTGGAATTGACACATCCTTAGATCAGGACGTTAGTTAATGACCTTTATGTCGTGAATGTGCAAGGTTtgttttctctggttttgttaGGTGCCAAAGTGGCCCCATGGGCAAATGCCAGAGGGACATAGGTGAGCACTTTAAAAACAGTTAAGTGTTTAATTGGGTATCTTAGCTCTTAACTTGCAGCATGTCTAACTTACCAGATGTAATGTTTACAGCAGGATTTTTTGGGGTAGTTTGATCCTTCACCTCCTTTTCCCGCTTCCCAGGACTTTTAAGTTTGCATGTGAAATGGTCCATTTACCAACCTCTGTATTGTTAGATCTAAATAGAAGACCTGTCTCTTCACTCTTTCCTGCTTCTGACCATTCACTTTGACATCTGCATGTTTGGGTACATCATAGCCACTTGCATTGGAAGTTTTTGCTGGAATTTTGCTTACAAGTAAATTGGTAGAGTATGTTAGTTGAAAACTTAACTgtgaaaagattttaaacattaaacttcttgaaaagtttcttttgtaaaattttccagaagtagtattttttatttccagaatataAATTGTAATTTTCAGCAGAAGATAGCATTATTAATTGTGTATTTTTAGAATCTCTCGGATGCCTAGTTTAAGTAGAAAAAGTACTTTAAATCTTGTTAAAACGAACTCTTTGATCCACTAATAATACTGGTTAGTCTTAGTTTTTCTcacctttcttccccttttccttccatgtttttcaaaatctttctaaGAATTCAGGCATCTTGTGAATTGCCTGTCCTGTTTCCTTAGGAGGTCACTGAAGTTAGCCATCAGATTGTAAAGAATCTTTGGTGGAATGACTGTCAGGACCAGCAATGAAAGGACTGTGTTAAGGAGAAAGGCAGTCCTTCAGTGTGTATTTATTGTCCCTTTTCCCCCAGTTCATGAGTGTTGTTCCAGAAATCTTGAAATTTGCTTATCACATTCAGCCACAGATCATGTTTGGGTCATATTCTCTATCAGTGGTAACTCTAGGGTCTTAATCTCTTTGATTTTGGGGTGGGGAGCTAGAGGACTGGCCTTTGCATTATCCCACTTAATGAAATCAGTCTTGGTGGTGAAGATGGGAAATGTCAGAATCTTGGAGGAGTCTTACTGTAGTTTCTTTTGACAGTGGGCCATTGTTCAGGGTAGTTTTTGTCTGCAGTGACTTGGCAAAGGATGAAGTGCTTGTTTTTGGGCACAAGCATTAAATTAGTGTTAGAGCTGAAACACTTCATCTAATTGATCTTTGCCTGAAATCAAGTCATTATATTGAATTTGTACggtggattattttttttttttaacctttttttggCAATGAATTCTGCATTAGAGTTGTCTAGGTAAAGCCATTGCTATGACCAGTGTCTGGGGTAGGGGCGTGGGCTATGACTAAGAGTGATAGCAACCCTTCTTGCGTCTGTTTCTTCAAGGCAAACGAATGCACGTGCAGTTGTCCACCAGCCGGCTTAGGACTGCGCCCGGGATGGGAGACCAGAGCGGCTGCTATCGGTGCGGGAAAGAGGGGCACTGGTCCAAAGAGTGTCCGATAGATCGTTCGGGCCGAGTGGCAGACTTTACCGAGCAATATAATGAGCAATATGGAGCAGTGCGCACACCTTACACCATGAGCTATGGGGATTCGTTGTATTACAACAACGCATACGGAGCGCTCGATGCCTACTACAAGCGCTGCCGTGCTGCCCGGTCCTATGAGGCAGTGGCGGCTGCAGCTGCCTCTGCGTATAATTACGCAGAGCAGACCCTGTCCCAGCTGCCACAAGTCCAGAACACAGCCATGGCCAGTCACCTCACCTCCACCTCTCTCGATCCCTACGATAGACACCTGTTGCCGACCTCAGGAGCTGCTGCTGCTACAGCCGCTGCTGCTGCAGCAGCCGCTGCTGCTGTTACCGCAGCTTCCACTTCATATTACGGGCGGGATCGGAGCCCCCTGCGTCGCGCTACAGGCCCAGTCCCCACTGTTGGAGAGGGCTACGGTTACGGGCATGAGAGTGAGTTGTCCCAAGCTTCGGCGGCCGCGCGGAATTCCCTGTACGACATGGCCCGGTATGAGCGGGAGCAGTATGCGGATCGGGCGCGGTATTCAGCCTTTTAAGGCTTGAGGTGAGAGCGGTGGGGTGTCTCCTGTTCTGGTTTTGCCATCCCTCCTGCAGCCTAAAGGCTCCAGTTAGGCTgccctgcttgcttgcttttgCTGGGTTAGGGTAAGGTTACTAGCATGGTTCAGAGGCTAGGGAGAAGACCTTAACTACCTAACTTTTTGAAATCTATAAACATCCGTAGCCCTCATGGCTATTTTTCAGGGCTCCTAGTAGTGGGAGTCCGTCTGATGCTATTTGTGcctggaaaaacaaagaatagtGTGCTGAATCTTGGGTCACACCTATGTGCTGTAATTGACCTGAACCTGGGACCCATATATTCCGACTGAGGTGTGCTGTTTCTCCAGAGCCTTCGTTGAAATTCCTAGGTGTGCGACATTATTAAGGGTTGCAAGTTTCCTGTTCTGCTTCGTGCTATGTGAAAGGTCGGATATGACCTATAGTAATATAAAATTGATAACCAGTTAACTAGTCGTCATTGCTTGGGTCCCAGTTACTATGAAGACTACCCAGGTGGCATCATCTTAATCTTGAAGCAGCGCTTTTCTGACATTCCCAAATAGTTCACTCCCTATGAGCTTTATAGAAAAGACTTCTTTGATGGTAAGTTggggcaaagagaagaaaagagatctTAATTTATAAAGCTTTAAACAAGGAGTCTGGGGCATAGACTCAAATCCAACTTCTCCACTCAGCACAGATTGATTCCCTGAATAGATTGCCCACTCCATTGCTTTGTCTTTGAATCTGTCCTATAAGAGCCTTTTTACTTCgctcagtatttttctttttcttttttttttaaactgtcccATAGTGTTATGGTGGACATCCTCACCCCTTCTTCAAGTTTTATAGTAATACAAATCTGCACAAACACAGGGTTGGGAGCTTTGCCTTAAGCAAATCACTCCCTTAGTCTTCCCACTAGATATGGGCATTTAATACTCTTGAACCACCAGCTCTACCCTAAGTCCTCTGGCTTTGTCCTCTGCTCTACAGTTTGAGCCTCATGATCCATTTGGCTCTACTTGAGTATATTCTTTCTGATGTTTGCCAGCTCTGGGCTCTAGGTGTTGGAGATTGCTGTTGCATTAAAGGGTGGTTCTCAACACCTTTTGTTTGGGGTAGTCCCCAGTGTATCCCAGACCGTACCTTCAATCCATAATTTTTTAGTGACAGGGTGAGTGACATTCTGTCATCTTTGAGTTAAGGCAGAAGGTATATGTGACTTCCCCGGGATTATAGGATAGGAAATCTCTGATAGGgctggaaaagaaagaatgatttgATAGGTAGTTTACACATACCCTTCTCTACAGTCTTTTAGTTTCTTCACTAGGCAGAGTTGGATGCCCTCAGGTCTTAAAGTTTGTTCATTCGATGCTACTTTTGCCTAGACCTTGAATGGTTTTTAACTTGGACCTTGGTAGTAAACCCAGATTCAAACATACTTTTGACTTTTACCCCAGAGAGCTAAttggaacctttttttttctgctctctaGTGATAATTTGTGATGTGGGAATAACCTTTTCTGAGGAATGCTAAC
This DNA window, taken from Lutra lutra chromosome 10, mLutLut1.2, whole genome shotgun sequence, encodes the following:
- the RBM4 gene encoding RNA-binding protein 4 isoform X1 → MVKLFIGNLPREATEQEIRSLFEQYGKVLECDIIKNYGFVHIEDKTAAEDAIRNLHHYKLHGVNINVEASKNKSKTSTKLHVGNISPTCTNKELRAKFEEYGPVIECDIVKDYAFVHMERAEDAVEAIRGLDNTEFQGKRMHVQLSTSRLRTAPGMGDQSGCYRCGKEGHWSKECPIDRSGRVADFTEQYNEQYGAVRTPYTMSYGDSLYYNNAYGALDAYYKRCRAARSYEAVAAAAASAYNYAEQTLSQLPQVQNTAMASHLTSTSLDPYDRHLLPTSGAAAATAAAAAAAAAAVTAASTSYYGRDRSPLRRATGPVPTVGEGYGYGHESELSQASAAARNSLYDMARYEREQYADRARYSAF
- the RBM4 gene encoding RNA-binding protein 4 isoform X4, with the translated sequence MVKLFIGNLPREATEQEIRSLFEQYGKVLECDIIKNYGFVHIEDKTAAEDAIRNLHHYKLHGVNINVEASKNKSKTSTKLHVGNISPTCTNKELRAKFEEYGPVIECDIVKDYAFVHMERAEDAVEAIRGLDNTEFQGKRMHVQLSTSRLRTAPGMGDQSGCYRWDVCGLKFRAAVVHENTPFVWYPISGTFSALYVQSLRNRGP
- the RBM4 gene encoding RNA-binding protein 4 isoform X2 — encoded protein: MVKLFIGNLPREATEQEIRSLFEQYGKVLECDIIKNYGFVHIEDKTAAEDAIRNLHHYKLHGVNINVEASKNKSKTSTKLHVGNISPTCTNKELRAKFEEYGPVIECDIVKDYAFVHMERAEDAVEAIRGLDNTEFQGKRMHVQLSTSRLRTAPGMGDQSGCYRHLLPTSGAAAATAAAAAAAAAAVTAASTSYYGRDRSPLRRATGPVPTVGEGYGYGHESELSQASAAARNSLYDMARYEREQYADRARYSAF
- the RBM4 gene encoding RNA-binding protein 4 isoform X5 → MVKLFIGNLPREATEQEIRSLFEQYGKVLECDIIKNYGFVHIEDKTAAEDAIRNLHHYKLHGVNINVEASKNKSKTSTKLHVGNISPTCTNKELRAKFEEYGPVIECDIVKDYAFVHMERAEDAVEAIRGLDNTEFQGGMCVG
- the RBM4 gene encoding RNA-binding protein 4 isoform X3, translated to MVKLFIGNLPREATEQEIRSLFEQYGKVLECDIIKNYGFVHIEDKTAAEDAIRNLHHYKLHGVNINVEASKNKSKTSTKLHVGNISPTCTNKELRAKFEEYGPVIECDIVKDYAFVHMERAEDAVEAIRGLDNTEFQDTCCRPQELLLLQPLLLQQPLLLLPQLPLHITGGIGAPCVALQAQSPLLERATVTGMRVSCPKLRRPRGIPCTTWPGMSGSSMRIGRGIQPFKA